The following proteins are co-located in the Clavibacter capsici genome:
- the pheA gene encoding prephenate dehydratase: protein MAETPRPDETYSYLGPSGTFTEAALKQVDAARGRTWRAVNNASEALADVVAGTSVAAMIAIENSVEGGVTATQDALANIPGLRILSEHLVPVAFDLVVRPGTALADVRTVAAHPVAYGQCRRFLERELPTHEHVPASSNVAAALSLLDGGIADAAIAPPQITESQPLEAIARGIGDNPNAVTRFVLVGRATTLPARTGADKTSLIVELPDDRAGSLLDLLEQFSTRGVNLALIQSRPIGDELGRYRFVIDAEGHVHDERVADALLGIRRFSPRVTFLGSYPRADGTPSTYRARYEDDVFLEARDWLRAIVSAEPGAGADS, encoded by the coding sequence ATGGCCGAGACCCCGCGACCCGATGAGACCTACAGCTACCTCGGGCCGTCGGGCACCTTCACGGAGGCCGCGCTCAAGCAGGTGGACGCGGCGCGGGGCCGCACCTGGCGCGCGGTCAACAACGCGTCGGAGGCGCTCGCCGACGTCGTCGCCGGCACCTCGGTCGCCGCCATGATCGCCATCGAGAACTCGGTCGAGGGCGGGGTGACGGCCACGCAGGACGCGCTCGCGAACATCCCGGGCCTCCGGATCCTCAGCGAGCACCTCGTGCCCGTCGCCTTCGACCTCGTGGTGCGGCCGGGCACGGCGCTCGCCGACGTGCGGACGGTCGCCGCGCACCCCGTCGCCTACGGGCAGTGCCGCCGCTTCCTCGAGCGCGAGCTGCCGACCCACGAGCACGTGCCCGCGTCCTCGAACGTGGCAGCGGCCCTGTCGCTGCTGGACGGCGGGATCGCGGACGCCGCCATCGCGCCGCCGCAGATCACCGAGAGCCAGCCGCTCGAGGCGATCGCCCGCGGCATCGGCGACAACCCGAACGCCGTCACGCGGTTCGTGCTGGTCGGCCGCGCCACCACGCTGCCCGCGCGCACGGGCGCCGACAAGACGAGCCTCATCGTCGAGCTGCCCGACGACCGCGCCGGATCCCTCCTCGACCTCCTCGAGCAGTTCTCGACCCGCGGCGTGAACCTCGCGCTCATCCAGTCGCGCCCCATCGGCGACGAGCTCGGGCGCTACCGGTTCGTCATCGACGCGGAGGGCCACGTGCACGACGAGCGCGTGGCCGACGCGCTGCTCGGGATCCGCCGCTTCAGCCCCCGGGTCACGTTCCTCGGCTCGTACCCGCGGGCCGACGGCACGCCGAGCACCTACCGCGCGCGGTACGAGGACGACGTGTTCCTCGAGGCGCGCGACTGGCTGCGGGCGATCGTCTCGGCAGAGCCCGGCGCGGGCGCCGACTCCTAG
- a CDS encoding APC family permease: MATTTDTGQDASGGSKLKQAITGPLLFLFILGDVLGAGIYALMGTLAEDVGGALWVPLVVALLLALLTAGSYAELVTKYPKAGGAAIFAERAFQLPVVSFLVGFSMLAAGVVSAAGLSLAFAGQYLSTLLAPVMDVPRVPAAIVFLLLVAALNARGITESMRGNVVMTVVELSGLVIVIVVVAVMLGGGGGDVSRVTVFPEGSNAALATLSAAIVAYYSFVGFETSANVAEEVRDPSRVYPKALFGSLSTAGVVYVLVALASSAALPPEELADSTGPLLAVVQATGVGIPPWVFSLIALVAVANGALLTMIMASRVTFGMSEQGLLPGVLGRVLPRRRTPWVAIVATTLVAVALTSVGDVGTLAETVVLLLLFVFISTNVAVLVLRRDRVAHAHFRVWTVIPVLGTLSCILLLTQQSGQVWLFGAILLAVGVVLYLVSRATGARSKGVGREGDRA; the protein is encoded by the coding sequence ATGGCCACCACGACCGACACCGGGCAGGACGCCTCCGGCGGCTCGAAGCTCAAGCAGGCCATCACCGGACCGCTGCTGTTCCTCTTCATCCTCGGCGACGTGCTCGGCGCGGGGATCTACGCGCTCATGGGCACGCTGGCGGAGGACGTGGGCGGCGCCCTCTGGGTGCCCCTCGTGGTCGCCCTGCTGCTGGCGCTGCTCACCGCGGGCTCGTACGCCGAGCTCGTCACCAAGTACCCGAAGGCGGGCGGCGCCGCGATCTTCGCCGAGCGCGCCTTCCAGCTGCCCGTCGTGTCGTTCCTCGTGGGCTTCTCGATGCTCGCGGCCGGCGTCGTGAGCGCCGCGGGCCTGTCGCTCGCCTTCGCGGGCCAGTACCTCTCGACGCTGCTCGCGCCCGTGATGGACGTGCCGCGGGTCCCCGCCGCCATCGTCTTCCTGCTGCTGGTCGCGGCGCTCAACGCCCGCGGGATCACCGAGAGCATGCGCGGCAACGTGGTCATGACGGTGGTCGAGCTGAGCGGCCTGGTGATCGTGATCGTCGTCGTGGCCGTGATGCTGGGCGGCGGGGGCGGCGACGTGTCGCGCGTGACCGTGTTCCCCGAGGGGTCGAACGCGGCGCTCGCCACGCTCTCGGCCGCGATCGTCGCCTACTACTCGTTCGTCGGGTTCGAGACGAGCGCCAACGTGGCCGAGGAGGTGCGGGATCCGAGCCGCGTCTACCCGAAGGCGCTGTTCGGCTCGCTCTCCACCGCGGGCGTCGTCTACGTCCTGGTCGCCCTCGCGAGCTCCGCCGCGCTCCCGCCCGAGGAGCTGGCCGACTCCACCGGACCGCTGCTCGCGGTCGTGCAGGCGACCGGCGTCGGCATCCCGCCGTGGGTCTTCAGCCTCATCGCCCTCGTGGCGGTGGCCAACGGCGCGCTGCTGACCATGATCATGGCGAGCCGGGTGACCTTCGGCATGAGCGAGCAGGGCCTCCTGCCGGGCGTGCTCGGCCGGGTGCTGCCGCGGCGCCGGACGCCGTGGGTGGCGATCGTCGCGACCACGCTGGTGGCCGTCGCGCTCACGTCCGTCGGCGACGTGGGCACGCTCGCCGAGACCGTGGTGCTCCTGCTGCTGTTCGTGTTCATCAGCACCAACGTGGCCGTGCTCGTGCTGCGGAGGGACCGCGTCGCGCACGCGCACTTCCGGGTCTGGACCGTGATCCCCGTGCTCGGAACGCTGTCCTGCATCCTCCTGCTCACGCAGCAGAGCGGGCAGGTGTGGCTGTTCGGCGCGATCCTCCTGGCCGTCGGCGTGGTGCTCTACCTGGTCAGCCGGGCGACGGGCGCGCGGTCGAAGGGCGTGGGCCGCGAGGGCGACCGCGCCTAG
- the serS gene encoding serine--tRNA ligase, translating to MIDPQTLRDHPDLVIASQELRGASVEAVDQAARADAERRQAITAFEGLRAEQNAHGKLVAKADKADKPRLIAEVQELKARVTAAQERAQEAEAAFDEAMRRIPNIVIDGVPAGGEDDWALVREVGEKPSFDFEPRDHLEIGEILDAIDMGRGAKVSGARFHYLKGIGAQLEIALMNFGLARALEAGLVPLITPTLVKPEIMAGTGFLGAHADEVYRLEDDDLYLTGTSEVALAGYHADEILDLAEGPVRYAGWSTCYRKEAGSYGKDTRGIIRVHQFQKLEMFSYVDPADAEAEHERLLAMQERMMQDLGLAYRVIDTAAGDLGSSAARKYDVEAWVPTQDAYRELTSTSNCTTFQARRLGTRFRGEDGRTSPVATLNGTLATTRWIVAILETHQQADGSVRVPEALRPYLGGLETLTPATAKAAR from the coding sequence GTGATCGATCCGCAGACCCTCCGCGACCATCCCGACCTCGTCATCGCCTCGCAGGAGCTGCGCGGAGCCTCCGTGGAGGCGGTGGACCAGGCGGCCCGGGCCGACGCCGAGCGTCGGCAGGCGATCACCGCCTTCGAGGGCCTGCGCGCCGAGCAGAACGCGCATGGCAAGCTCGTCGCGAAGGCCGACAAGGCCGACAAGCCCCGCCTCATCGCCGAGGTGCAGGAGCTGAAGGCCCGCGTCACCGCCGCGCAGGAGCGCGCGCAGGAGGCGGAGGCCGCGTTCGACGAGGCCATGCGGCGGATCCCGAACATCGTCATCGACGGCGTGCCCGCGGGCGGCGAGGACGACTGGGCGCTCGTGCGCGAGGTCGGCGAGAAGCCGTCGTTCGACTTCGAGCCCCGGGACCACCTGGAGATCGGCGAGATCCTCGACGCCATCGACATGGGCCGCGGCGCCAAGGTCTCCGGCGCGCGCTTCCACTACCTCAAGGGCATCGGCGCGCAGCTCGAGATCGCGCTGATGAACTTCGGCCTGGCCCGCGCGCTCGAGGCCGGGCTCGTGCCGCTCATCACGCCCACGCTCGTGAAGCCCGAGATCATGGCCGGCACCGGCTTCCTCGGCGCCCACGCCGACGAGGTCTACCGGCTCGAGGACGACGACCTCTACCTCACGGGCACGAGCGAGGTGGCGCTCGCCGGGTACCACGCCGACGAGATCCTCGACCTGGCCGAGGGGCCCGTCCGCTACGCCGGCTGGTCGACCTGCTACCGCAAGGAGGCGGGCTCCTACGGCAAGGACACCCGCGGCATCATCCGCGTGCACCAGTTCCAGAAGCTCGAGATGTTCTCCTACGTCGACCCGGCCGACGCCGAGGCCGAGCACGAGCGCCTCCTCGCCATGCAGGAGCGCATGATGCAGGACCTCGGCCTCGCCTACCGCGTCATCGACACGGCCGCGGGCGACCTCGGATCCAGCGCCGCCCGCAAGTACGACGTCGAGGCGTGGGTCCCCACGCAGGACGCGTACCGCGAGCTCACCTCCACCTCGAACTGCACCACGTTCCAGGCGCGCCGCCTCGGCACGCGCTTCCGCGGCGAGGACGGCCGCACGTCGCCCGTCGCCACGCTGAACGGCACGCTCGCCACCACACGCTGGATCGTCGCGATCCTCGAGACGCACCAGCAGGCCGACGGATCCGTGCGCGTGCCCGAGGCGCTGCGCCCGTACCTCGGCGGCCTCGAGACGCTGACGCCCGCGACGGCGAAGGCCGCCCGATGA
- a CDS encoding HAD family hydrolase, with amino-acid sequence MTPRVTDADRLLIALDIDGTLLGEDGSLDESVIREVRRVEEVGHLVMPSTGRSVADTLPIVERLGIHPRYMVCSNGAIVLERDADAPTGYARRFVETFDPSEVLQRIRPHLASGRYAVEDADGVYLYSGGDFPDGALEANGRHVEFEELLHVPATRVVVISPGHDMEDFQDVVERMGLHRVSYSIGWTAWLDIAPDGVNKATAMERVRELHGIARTHVVAMGDGRNDIEMLEWAGEHGRGIAMGQAPAEVIAVASEVTGPITENGAAAILARL; translated from the coding sequence ATGACCCCGCGGGTGACCGACGCCGACCGCCTCCTCATCGCCCTCGACATCGACGGCACGCTCCTCGGGGAGGACGGCTCGCTCGACGAGTCGGTCATCCGCGAGGTCCGGCGCGTCGAGGAGGTCGGCCACCTGGTCATGCCCTCCACCGGCCGCTCGGTCGCCGACACCCTGCCGATCGTCGAGCGCCTCGGGATCCACCCGCGCTACATGGTCTGCTCCAACGGCGCCATCGTGCTCGAGCGCGACGCGGACGCCCCCACGGGCTACGCGCGCCGCTTCGTCGAGACCTTCGACCCCTCCGAGGTGCTGCAGCGGATCCGCCCCCACCTCGCGAGCGGCCGCTACGCCGTCGAGGACGCGGACGGCGTGTACCTCTACTCCGGCGGCGACTTCCCGGACGGCGCGCTGGAGGCCAACGGCCGCCACGTCGAGTTCGAGGAGCTGCTGCACGTGCCCGCGACGCGCGTCGTCGTCATCTCGCCCGGCCACGACATGGAGGACTTCCAGGACGTCGTCGAGCGCATGGGCCTGCACCGGGTGAGCTACTCCATCGGCTGGACCGCCTGGCTCGACATCGCGCCCGACGGCGTCAACAAGGCCACGGCGATGGAGCGCGTGCGCGAGCTGCACGGCATCGCGCGGACCCACGTCGTCGCCATGGGCGACGGGCGCAACGACATCGAGATGCTGGAGTGGGCCGGCGAGCACGGACGGGGCATCGCGATGGGCCAGGCGCCCGCCGAGGTCATCGCCGTCGCGAGCGAGGTCACGGGTCCCATCACCGAGAACGGCGCCGCCGCGATCCTCGCCCGCCTCTGA
- a CDS encoding zinc-dependent alcohol dehydrogenase: MIRIDPSPISARYAVVDGDRSLAFHEEEVGAPEPHQVVVRIRYTGVCATDTHAWAADGFVPAAVFGHEWTGTVVRAGADVTSVAEGDRVVAGVGPACGTCAMCRAGHGDTCDTAFAEANGISEGAPAHGAFATHVTVSARRVVRALDGLTDEQLGLVEPTAVTFHAVRRAGQALGDVVVVQGAGPIGLLTAQHARHAGAGVVLVVEPSEPRRRAAADLGFAEVHEPGQAFRDRLLELSDGLGADVLYECTGAAALLQPSAELVRRGGTLALLGYPMSASEVSYGDWQSRELTVVGSLAYSHSDFVGAMRALADGSVDVGPLVTGILSLDELPALLAELDGGTTRHAKALIEPGR, translated from the coding sequence ATGATCCGCATCGACCCCTCCCCGATCTCCGCCCGCTACGCCGTCGTCGACGGCGACCGCTCCCTCGCCTTCCACGAGGAGGAGGTGGGGGCGCCCGAGCCCCACCAGGTCGTCGTCCGGATCCGCTACACGGGCGTCTGCGCGACCGACACCCACGCCTGGGCTGCCGACGGCTTCGTCCCCGCCGCCGTCTTCGGCCACGAGTGGACCGGCACGGTCGTCCGCGCGGGCGCCGACGTGACCTCCGTGGCCGAGGGCGACCGCGTCGTCGCCGGCGTGGGCCCCGCATGCGGCACGTGCGCCATGTGCCGCGCCGGCCACGGCGACACCTGCGACACGGCCTTCGCGGAGGCCAACGGGATCTCCGAGGGCGCGCCCGCGCACGGCGCGTTCGCCACCCACGTCACGGTCTCCGCGCGCCGCGTCGTGCGCGCCCTCGACGGCCTCACGGACGAGCAGCTCGGCCTCGTGGAGCCGACCGCCGTCACCTTCCACGCCGTCCGCCGCGCGGGCCAGGCCCTCGGCGACGTCGTCGTCGTGCAGGGCGCCGGGCCGATCGGGCTGCTCACCGCCCAGCACGCGCGCCACGCGGGCGCGGGCGTCGTCCTGGTCGTCGAGCCGTCCGAGCCGCGTCGCCGCGCCGCGGCCGACCTCGGGTTCGCGGAGGTCCACGAGCCCGGCCAGGCCTTCCGCGACCGCCTCCTCGAGCTCAGCGACGGCCTCGGCGCCGACGTGCTCTACGAGTGCACCGGCGCCGCCGCGCTCCTCCAGCCGAGCGCCGAGCTGGTGCGCCGCGGCGGCACCCTGGCGCTGCTCGGCTATCCCATGTCCGCGTCCGAGGTGTCCTACGGCGACTGGCAGAGCCGCGAGCTCACGGTCGTCGGGTCCCTCGCGTACTCCCACAGCGACTTCGTCGGAGCCATGCGCGCCCTGGCCGACGGCTCCGTCGACGTCGGGCCGCTCGTGACCGGGATCCTCTCCCTCGACGAGCTGCCGGCCCTCCTCGCCGAGCTCGACGGCGGCACCACGCGGCACGCCAAGGCGCTCATCGAGCCCGGTCGCTGA
- a CDS encoding LCP family protein, with protein MSDAPLRPRRTATPPVIARHGRLGRPSAVRTLLLGTALTLVVIMVSGLSVATIALADLNRSVQANTVDISDGTEQTTVGVGALDGGFNVLLAGSDTRQGQGDGYGKTDGALNDVNMVLHVSADHSQATVVSLPRDMVVPIPACARSDGSGTAPAMSAAPLNTALSDGGLPCVAKTVAQFTGLDIPYAALIEFNGVIEMSNAVGGVPVCLASPLKDKRTDLDLPAGVTPLQGKEALQFLRTRHAVGDGSDLARISNQQVFLSALVRTMKQSSTLSDPTRVYGLAKAAVDNMQRSTSLDYQTMASMALALKDIPLEQVHFVQYPGTTAGTGVYAGKVQPLKTDGDQLMQLLKADAPFEVKAGNTGLGAVAEKPAGSTPAPSASSPAAGAPAAGGSTPDPSAPTVLPEAVTGTDAGTVTCSKAFK; from the coding sequence ATGAGCGACGCGCCCCTGCGCCCCCGGCGAACCGCCACGCCTCCCGTCATCGCCCGCCACGGACGGCTGGGACGCCCGAGCGCGGTGCGCACCCTCCTGCTCGGCACGGCCTTGACGCTCGTGGTCATCATGGTCAGCGGCCTCTCCGTGGCCACCATCGCCCTGGCGGACCTGAACAGGTCCGTGCAGGCGAACACCGTCGACATCAGCGACGGCACCGAGCAGACCACGGTCGGCGTCGGCGCGCTCGACGGCGGCTTCAACGTGCTGCTCGCCGGATCCGACACCCGGCAGGGCCAGGGCGACGGCTACGGCAAGACCGACGGCGCGCTCAACGACGTCAACATGGTGCTGCACGTCTCGGCCGACCACTCGCAGGCCACCGTCGTCAGCCTCCCGCGCGACATGGTCGTGCCCATCCCGGCGTGCGCGCGCAGCGACGGGTCGGGGACCGCTCCCGCCATGTCCGCCGCACCGCTCAACACCGCGCTCTCGGACGGCGGACTCCCGTGCGTCGCGAAGACCGTCGCCCAGTTCACCGGACTCGACATCCCCTACGCGGCGCTCATCGAGTTCAACGGCGTCATCGAGATGTCCAACGCGGTCGGCGGCGTGCCCGTCTGCCTCGCGAGCCCGCTCAAGGACAAGCGGACGGACCTCGACCTCCCGGCGGGCGTGACCCCGTTGCAGGGCAAGGAGGCGCTCCAGTTCCTCCGCACGCGCCACGCGGTCGGCGACGGCAGCGACCTGGCCCGCATCAGCAACCAGCAGGTCTTCCTCTCGGCGCTCGTGCGCACGATGAAGCAGTCCAGCACGCTGTCGGACCCCACGCGCGTCTACGGCCTCGCCAAGGCCGCGGTCGACAACATGCAGCGCTCCACGTCGCTCGACTACCAGACCATGGCGTCCATGGCGCTGGCGCTCAAGGACATCCCGCTCGAGCAGGTGCACTTCGTGCAGTACCCGGGCACGACCGCGGGCACCGGCGTCTACGCCGGCAAGGTGCAGCCGCTGAAGACGGACGGCGACCAGCTCATGCAGCTGCTGAAGGCGGACGCGCCGTTCGAGGTGAAGGCCGGCAACACGGGCCTCGGCGCGGTGGCGGAGAAGCCGGCGGGCTCCACCCCGGCGCCGTCGGCCAGCTCTCCCGCGGCCGGCGCTCCCGCCGCGGGCGGGTCCACGCCCGACCCGTCCGCGCCGACGGTCCTGCCGGAGGCGGTCACGGGCACGGATGCCGGCACGGTCACGTGCTCGAAGGCGTTCAAGTGA
- a CDS encoding LacI family DNA-binding transcriptional regulator, whose translation MSDTFPDAPRQPDPDHGAGTTLGLIAREANVSIGTVSKVLNGRKGISPATRARVEELMELHGYSRRGAERPHGALIEIVLEVVDTGFSVDLLRGVSAVAREHALSVIVTEHGRGNALDGDWMSGVMQRRPMGLVLVFSDLAPAQKRQLRSRGIPFVVVDPAGSPAADVPAVGSTNWEGGHAAGEHLLGLGHTRIGAISGPRDRLYSRARMSGFRSALEAAGPAVSLVEVEGDYGRTAGHRAGHELLDDAVRPTAIFAGNDEQALGLYEAARERGIRIPDDLSVLGYDDLPFARIVSPALSTVRQPVREMAEAAARMVLRIREGRSDEPTRLDLATALVVRGSTGAPASTDAVSSPE comes from the coding sequence ATGAGCGACACGTTTCCCGATGCGCCACGGCAGCCCGACCCCGACCACGGCGCCGGCACGACCCTCGGCCTCATCGCGCGCGAGGCCAACGTGTCGATCGGCACGGTCAGCAAGGTCCTCAACGGCCGCAAGGGCATCTCGCCCGCCACCCGCGCGCGCGTCGAGGAGCTCATGGAGCTGCACGGCTACAGCCGCCGCGGGGCCGAGCGGCCGCACGGGGCGCTGATCGAGATCGTGCTCGAGGTCGTCGACACGGGCTTCTCGGTCGACCTGCTGCGCGGCGTCTCCGCGGTGGCGCGCGAGCACGCGCTGAGCGTCATCGTCACCGAGCACGGGCGCGGCAACGCCCTCGACGGGGACTGGATGTCCGGCGTCATGCAGCGCCGGCCGATGGGCCTCGTGCTCGTGTTCTCCGACCTCGCGCCCGCGCAGAAGCGGCAGCTGCGGAGCCGTGGGATCCCGTTCGTGGTGGTGGATCCCGCGGGGTCGCCGGCCGCGGACGTGCCGGCCGTCGGATCCACCAACTGGGAGGGCGGCCACGCCGCGGGGGAGCACCTGCTGGGGCTCGGGCACACGCGCATCGGCGCGATCAGCGGCCCGAGGGACCGCCTCTACTCGCGGGCCCGCATGTCGGGCTTCCGAAGCGCGCTCGAGGCGGCCGGCCCCGCGGTGTCGCTCGTCGAGGTCGAGGGCGACTACGGGCGCACCGCGGGCCACCGCGCCGGCCACGAGCTGCTCGACGACGCGGTGCGCCCCACCGCGATCTTCGCCGGCAACGACGAGCAGGCGCTCGGGCTCTACGAGGCGGCGCGGGAGCGGGGGATCCGCATCCCCGACGACCTGTCCGTCCTCGGCTACGACGACCTCCCGTTCGCGCGCATCGTCTCGCCCGCGCTGAGCACGGTGCGGCAGCCCGTGCGCGAGATGGCGGAGGCGGCGGCGCGCATGGTGCTCCGGATCCGCGAGGGCCGGAGCGACGAGCCCACCCGGCTCGACCTCGCGACGGCGCTGGTGGTCCGCGGCAGCACGGGGGCCCCGGCCTCGACGGATGCGGTGTCGTCGCCCGAGTGA
- a CDS encoding ThuA domain-containing protein: protein MTAARKALVVRGGWDGHMPVETTGLFIPFLEENGFEVRVEEGSAVYADADVMAATDLIVQANTMTTIEPEEMAGLRAAVIAGTGMAGWHGGIADSYRNTADYLHMIGGQFAHHAGKDPAERTGEQSDNYIPYTVEMTELGRTHEITQGIADFDLVTEQYWVLSDEYNDVLATTTQTVRPWDPWHRPVTAPAIWTRQWGEGRIFVSAPGHRIEVVEDPNVRTIIERGLLWAAR from the coding sequence GTGACCGCCGCCCGGAAGGCGCTCGTCGTCCGCGGAGGCTGGGACGGCCACATGCCCGTGGAGACCACGGGCCTCTTCATCCCGTTCCTCGAGGAGAACGGCTTCGAGGTGCGCGTCGAGGAGGGCTCGGCCGTCTACGCCGACGCCGACGTGATGGCCGCGACCGACCTCATCGTGCAGGCCAACACCATGACCACGATCGAGCCCGAGGAGATGGCCGGCCTCCGCGCCGCCGTCATCGCGGGCACGGGCATGGCCGGCTGGCACGGCGGCATCGCCGACTCGTACCGCAACACGGCCGACTACCTGCACATGATCGGCGGCCAGTTCGCCCACCACGCGGGCAAGGACCCGGCCGAGCGCACGGGCGAGCAGTCCGACAACTACATCCCGTACACGGTCGAGATGACCGAGCTCGGCCGCACGCACGAGATCACCCAGGGCATCGCCGACTTCGACCTCGTGACCGAGCAGTACTGGGTCCTCAGCGACGAGTACAACGACGTGCTCGCGACCACGACGCAGACCGTGCGGCCGTGGGATCCGTGGCACCGCCCGGTCACCGCGCCCGCCATCTGGACCCGCCAGTGGGGCGAGGGCCGCATCTTCGTCTCCGCCCCCGGCCACCGCATCGAGGTCGTCGAGGACCCGAACGTCCGCACCATCATCGAGAGGGGCCTCCTGTGGGCAGCACGCTGA
- a CDS encoding Gfo/Idh/MocA family protein, which produces MTLGIIGVGKISEQYFAAFESLPGVRLVAVADLDLDRARTVAEAQGVDALSVDDLIADPRIQAVLNLTIPAAHAEVDLRVLEAGKHVYGEKPLALSPAEAEPILRLAEEKGLRVGSAPDTVLGTGIQTARQVLDAGTIGKPVAANAFWGAPGHELWHPAPSFYYQPGAGPMFDMGPYYLTALVTLLGPITRVQGASLRSDRVRSAASDPESREIPVTVDTHVSAVLTHESGAVSTITMSFDIWATRIPNIEVYGTAGTLSVPDPNHFSGQVQVATSEEREWKDVEPSAGFVDAGRGCGLAEMADAIRRGVPHRASGELAFHVLEVMDAILDPAATGEIRSTVGRPEAVPLGQPGRSGD; this is translated from the coding sequence ATGACCCTCGGGATCATCGGCGTCGGGAAGATCAGCGAGCAGTACTTCGCGGCCTTCGAGTCCCTCCCGGGCGTGCGCCTCGTCGCCGTCGCGGACCTCGACCTCGACCGCGCGCGCACCGTCGCCGAGGCGCAGGGGGTGGACGCGCTGAGCGTCGACGACCTCATCGCCGACCCGCGCATCCAGGCGGTGCTGAACCTCACGATCCCGGCCGCCCACGCGGAGGTCGACCTCCGCGTGCTCGAGGCCGGCAAGCACGTCTACGGCGAGAAGCCGCTCGCGCTGAGCCCCGCCGAGGCGGAGCCCATCCTGCGGCTCGCCGAGGAGAAGGGGCTCCGCGTCGGATCCGCGCCCGACACCGTGCTCGGCACCGGGATCCAGACCGCGCGCCAGGTGCTCGACGCCGGCACCATCGGGAAGCCCGTCGCCGCGAACGCCTTCTGGGGCGCGCCCGGCCACGAGCTCTGGCACCCGGCTCCCTCCTTCTACTACCAGCCGGGTGCCGGCCCGATGTTCGACATGGGGCCGTACTACCTCACGGCGCTCGTGACGCTGCTCGGTCCGATCACGCGCGTGCAGGGCGCCTCGCTGCGGTCCGACCGCGTGCGCTCCGCCGCCTCCGATCCGGAGTCGCGCGAGATCCCCGTGACCGTCGACACGCACGTGAGCGCCGTGCTGACGCACGAGTCGGGCGCGGTCTCCACCATCACCATGAGCTTCGACATCTGGGCCACGCGGATCCCGAACATCGAGGTGTACGGCACGGCCGGCACGCTCTCGGTGCCGGACCCGAACCACTTCTCCGGCCAGGTGCAGGTCGCGACCTCCGAGGAGCGGGAGTGGAAGGACGTCGAGCCGAGCGCCGGCTTCGTCGACGCGGGCCGCGGCTGCGGCCTCGCGGAGATGGCCGACGCCATCCGCCGGGGTGTCCCGCACCGCGCGTCGGGCGAGCTCGCCTTCCACGTGCTCGAGGTGATGGACGCGATCCTCGACCCCGCGGCGACGGGCGAGATCCGCAGCACGGTGGGGCGTCCGGAGGCCGTCCCGCTGGGCCAGCCGGGGCGCTCCGGCGACTGA